CCAGAGGCTCCTGGAAGAACACCTGGCTCTGGCAGAGAAGCACTTTCCGGACGAGGCAGCTCTGGAAGTATACCTCGGAAAGCGCGGTATTACGTTGGAAAAAAGCGGTTAGGGAATTTAGGGGTTTTCTTCTTCATGGTCTCTTGATTTAATCGCTTGCGGAAGTAGACCATCAGCGAGGGATCGAAGGGCGGTTCGATCTGGTATTTCTCCAGGCCGATGAAGTATTGGAGATAGGGGTTTTCGGTGATCTGTTCCACTGTCTCCCTATCGGTGAAACCGCAACGTTCTTTGATGATCAGGGAACCCAGAGCCATACGCAAAGGCTTGGCTACGGTACCCAGATTAGATGGGAAGAGATCGGCATAGTCCTTTTCGATTCTCTCCCAAGGGATCATCCTTGAAAGTTTCACCCAGCGGTTATTGGCATCGAGTTTTCCCTCAAACGGGAGGACGAAGTCTTCTATGACCATCTGACCAGTGGGACGTCGGTACATTTTGCTCCTCCAAGTGCAAGCTTTTTGCGTGTTAATGCCTGTTTTCCTTGGATTAATATTCGACAAAAGTACCGTCAATCCCTTGTTACGACTGGATTTTTTGGTTATTCAGCAGACCCTAATTAAGGTATGTTGTGGTACGTCACCTCTTTGTCTCCGCAAAGCCTTGATTTTTGGGATATTTAGTGTGATTAAGTGTCAAAGTTGGGTTTAAGTAAAAAGGGCAAATTGTCGGTTTTAAAATTGAAATTCGAAAAATAAATGAGCAATTTAAAGAAAATGAAAGAGTGAACGAATAGGAGGTAGAATTTAATGTATAGACTAGTTTTTATCATCTTAACCTTAGTAATAGTAAAAGGGCTGTTTGGATGCGGTTTTCCTTTTAAAAATGATATAGATTTAAGCGATAGTAAAAGCAGCACAAATAAATTAGATGTCGGTAATACAGTAAGTGATTCATCGAACTATGAAAGAGATATTATTGATTTAATTAAAAAGTATCTAGAAAGAGATTTCGGGGCTGATGATTTAACTATTAAAGAGATAAGTAACCATGATAATTCTTCTTTTGTGATATTCCTTATAAAAAAGGGTAATACATTATATGAAGGATTAGCGTATATTGAAAAAGACCATGAGTTTTATAAATTAAACGATATTGACATAGCTGAAGTTGATTTAAATGTACCATTTACAAAACATACTCTTGGTGTATTATTGAAAGATGGTAGAGATTGCATGATAATGGGTGGTTATATTAATAATAAAAATATTAAAGAAATACATATTGAATATAAAAATAATACTACTAATGTGATAAAAATCGGAAAAAATCAAAACACATACATGGATTATATAATAGGTCAATCAGACTATGTTAAAGAAATAATTGGATTTAAAGAAAATTATGAGGTGATTTATTCCTACAATTAGCAATTAGGTGTACAGTTAAGCTCATAATTGATACATCTGTAAGCGGTAAATTAAAAGGGATGGTCAAGTCCCAATTTTCCTGTAAAAACTCTTAGCAACCGCTACCCTGTATGAATCCAGGTTTAGACCTATATGATGTTCACGAGGTAATCAGGGATTGTTGCTGCTCCGTATTTGCAATGACAGCAGCATCGCCCGAAGTAGCCTTGGTACCGTAAAGCCGGCATTTGATCTCTCTTGTTTTTGTCAGAAGGGCCGGAGTCATGCGCACCCCCCGCCAGGACTGGCTGGCAGCCATCAGGGTGCGAAGAACAATCGGCAGACAGGACCCCTCGTTGGGGAACCTCCCGATCACCTTGGTGCGCCTGCGTCCTTCTTCGATAAAATTTTTGTGTGTTGCCGCTTAAACCTTGTCAGACAGGCTTTTCTCTAATCATGCGTCGGTTCTGTCAACCGGCCCGGTTCGCGCTTGCTAAGAGATGGGGATCGAGCTGATAAAATTTTCATCGACGTAAAGGAGAACGACCCCGGTACCATAAGTATAAATGGGGATTTTATGTTCCCCCGCCTCCATCTCCCGGTGATAGGCAGTGCGCGTTCCGGCGTCATCTTGTACCTCCAGGCGTACTGTTGACTGCTGGAAGAGGCGTACCGTAATTACCGTTTTTCTTTCCGGAGAGGCTACCTGGTTTACGGACAGCTTAATGAGAGATCCCCGCGGGTGACGGGTATTTGGTGGGGGAATAGTATCTACAACAACACCTCCCTGGGTGTTTCCTGCAACGCGGAACCCCGCCTCCTGCAATTCCTTTGTTGCCTCCGCGACCGGCCACCCCTTGACATCAGGGATCAAGGCAAGGCGAGAGCCCAAACTGATGGTGAGAAAAACGGGAAAGCCTTTAAGGAACCTGCTACCGGCCGGCGGCCACTGGGCGATAACTTTTCCGGCCTCTAAGTTTTCGTCGTGAATCTGACGCCAGGGGCGGGCGGACAGCTTGGCCTCGGCCAGCTCCCGGGATGCATCTTCAAGCGGCAGCCCCTGAAGCGGGGGGACGCGGACACCGGCTGCAAAATACAAGCTGAAAAGCACAAATGCCAAACAGAGAAAGGCGGCTCCCGTTAGGAAAAGAGGCCGGGGCAGGAGTCGGGAATGCGGCAAAGAAGGCTTTGCAGAAGGCGCCTTCCCGGAAAGCGGCAGGATCTGGGTGCTCTCCTCCTCCCCGCTTTCAAAGAAGGGCTTCAGGGCTTGGGCAAAAGAAAGAGCACTGGGAAAACGCCCTGCAGGGTCTTTTGCAAGGGCCTTCTGCACGACTGCAGCCAGCAAGGGCGGAACCGCCGGGTTGACTTCATTTGCCGGAACCGGCTCCTCATGAAGGTGCTTGTCGGCAATCTCTGCGGGGGAGGACCCCGTGAACGGGGTTTTTCCCGTCAGGAGTTCGTAAAGGACAATTCCGGCACTGTAAATATCTGTTTGGAAGCAGGCTTCTTCACCTTGAATTCTTTCCGGGGCGAGATAAGGGATCGAGCCGATCAATCGCCCCGTTTTGGTAATCAGGGAGGAATCGTGAATATTTTCGGCCAGACCGAAATCGGCTACTTTAACTTGATTTGTCGCGTTTACTAAAATGTTATGCGGTTTAATGTCCCGGTGAATAATCCCCTGCCTGTGAGCCTCGGCCAGAGCCGAACAAACCTGGGAGACAAGGTTTGTTGCGCGTTTCGGAGGCAAGGTGCCTTCTCTGTGGAGTAAAGACCTCAGGCTTTCACCTGGAAAATATTCCATTACGAGCAGGTAATGGTCCCCTTCTTTTACCAGGTCGTAAATCGAAATGATATTTGGGTGGGAGAGCGCGGCCGCCGCCCGGGCCTCTTGCCATAAATGTTCACGAAAGATTTCGTTTTCTGCAAGGTGGGGGTGAAGGACTTTAATCGCAACGGTTCTGTTCAATAATCTGCAACGCGCCCGGTAGACGGTACCGATTCCTCCCCGTCCAATTTCCTCTTCAATTTCATAACGGTTTGCCAGTAAGAAAGAGTCCATGTTTATTTGCTCCCTCTTAAGCTGTTAGGGATTCTTTTTTTATCTTAACAGGGAGGGGAAAATACGGCAACAGGGGAACTGATAAAATCCCTTACGGTTAGAGAAGAACGGGTGTGCCGACCCGTGTGCCTTTTTTAATTAAGAAACGAGGACCGGGTAACCGGGTAACGTATTGAAGAGCTCCCTCCCGGATAAGCTAAGCACGGGGTGTTTTTTATGGTAGTAACTTTAGAGAAAGATTATTACCGGCATTTTCAAGGTACCACCTGGCGCCAGCAAATAGATGTCCGGGATTTTATTTTAAATAACGTCAGGCCCTATCACGGTGATGGCTCTTTTCTGGCCGGACCTACGGCGCGCACCAAAAAGCTTTGGGAAAAATGCCGGGAACTTCTCGCCGAGGAACACCGGCGGGGTGGTGTTTACAAAATCGATCCCCATACGGTGGCAACCATTACCGCCTTTCCACCAGGTTACATTGACCGCGACCTGGAAATAATCGTGGGACTTCAAACTGACGAGCCTCTTAAAAGGGCCGTGAACCCGTTTGGGGGGATCCGCATGGCCGATACCGCTTGCCGGGAGTACGGCGAGGAACTCGATCCAAAGCTCAAAGAGATCTTTATGAAATACCGGGTAACTCACAACGACGGTGTTTTCATGGTTTACACCCCGGAAATGCGGCGGTTACGTCGTTTTGGGATCATTACGGGGTTGCCCGACGCTTACGGGCGCGGCCGGATTATCGGTGACTACCGGCGCGTTCCCTTATACGGTGTTGACCGTCTGATTGCGGCCAAGGAAGAGGATTTGAACCACCCTCATCTCCTGGACATTAACGAAGAGACCATCAGGCTCCGGGAGGAAGTAAGACAGCAGATCAACTCCCTGCACGATTTGAAGCAGATGGCAGCTAGCTACGGCTTTGATATCAGCCGCCCCGCGGCAAACGCGCGGGAGGCAATCCAGTGGTTATATTTTGCTTATCTTGCGGCAATCAAGCAACAGAATGGAGCGGCCATGTCCCTGGGCCGGGTAAGCGCCTTTCTCGATATTTACCTGTCAAGGGATCTGGATGAGGGTGCCCTGACCGAGGAGGGAGCCCAGGAACTGATTGATGATTTTATAATCAAACTCCGGATGACGCGGCACCTGCGCACCAGGGAGTACGATGAGCTTTTTGCCGGGGATCCCAACTGGGTTACCGAAGCAATCGGGGGGATGGCCCTGGACGGCCGGACACTGGTCACAAAAACCTCCTTCCGGGTGCTCCAGAGCCTGTACAACATGGGGCCCGCTCCGGAACCTAATTTGACAATCCTCTGGGCTCAGAATCTTCCCCGGGGTTGGAAGGAGTTTTGCACCAGGTTATCCATCGAAACTTCATCCCTCCAGTACGAAAATGATGATTTAATGCGGCCCCCATTCGGTGATGATTACGGGATTGCCTGCTGCGTTTCCGCAATGCGGTTAGGGAAACAGATGCAGTTTTTCGGCGCAAGGTCTAATTTGCCCAAATGCCTTTTACTGACGTTAAATGGGGGCCGGGAAGAATTCAGCGGGGAAAAGCTTGCTCCTGCTTTTTACCAGGCGCAGCCCGGGGTGCCCTTGAAATTCGAAGAGGTGTGGCCGGCCTTCCAGAAGATGGTCGGGTGGCTGACGGAGAAATATGTGGATACCATGAACGTGATCCACTATATGCATGACAAGTACGCTTATGAAAGCCTGCAGCTGGCCCTCCACGATACCTTGGTTGAACGCCTGATGGCCTTTGGTCTCGCCGGCCTTTCCGTTGTCGCCGATTCTTTGAGTGCGATCAAGTACGCCCAGGTGAAGCCTGTTTTTGATCCTGACCGGGGTTTGATTGTGGGGTTTGAAATTAAAGGGGATTTTCCCAAGTACGGAAATAACGACGACCGGGTAGATGAACTGGCCGTTACTATTGTCAGGCTGTTTGACCAGGAATTGAAAAAACACCCCGCTTACCGGGATGCAAAACATACCCTTTCGCTGCTAACAATTACCAGCAACGTGGTTTACGGTAAAAAGACCGGAAGCACTCCCGATGGAAGAAGGGCCGGGGAGCCCTTTGCGCCCGGGGCGAACCCTATGCACGGGCGGGACACAAAGGGGGCTGTTGCCGCCCTGAGTTCTGTCGCGAAGATCCCTTATGACCACGCCCGGGACGGTCTTTCCTATACCTTTTCCGTTTCTCCCGGGGCGCTCGGACGCAACCTTGAGGGGCGCATCCGGAATTTGGTGGCCCTGCTGGACGGTTATTTTGCAAAAGGCGGTCACCACATAAATGTGAACGTTTTTGACCGGGAACTCTTAATTGCTGCTATGCATAACCCGGAAAAGTATCCCCAGTTAACGATCCGGGTCTCCGGTTACGCTGTAAATTTCGTGAAACTGACCAGGGAGCAGCAGGAAGAGGTAATCAAAAGAACAATCTTCGACCGGGAATAAGTTCTTCATGAAAAGCGGGATGGTTGACCATGATCGGATATCTTCATTCTGTCGAAACCTTCGGAACAGTTGATAACGGAGGGATTCGCTTTGTCCTCTTCCTGCAGGGATGCGCTCTGCGCTGCCGTTTCTGCCACAATCCGGATACCTGGCTCACCCGGGGGCAACCCGTTACAGTAGCAGAAATCGTCGACCAGTTAAAAGAATATAAAACTTTTTTCGACCTTTCAGGAGGAGGCCTGACCGTTTCCGGCGGCGAACCTCTCCTCCAACACCGTTTTGTTAAAGAGCTTTTTATTCAAGCGGCTGAATTGGGAATTCACCGCGCCCTTGATACTGCCGGTTTCTGCCGCCACGGAAACCTTCTGGAGGTCCTTCCCCACACAGACCTTGTACTTTTTTCGATTAAGGTCGTGGATCCGGAAAAACACCGGCAACTGACCGGGGCGGGAAATCAAGAAATTTTGGAAAATTTGACCCTTGCTGTAAAGGCTTCTGTCGATCTTGTTCTCCGCTACGTTCTTATTCCTGCCCTCAACGATTCCGATGAAGATGCCTCAGACCTTGCCGATCTGGTGAAATCTTTTGAGAAGACCGTTCCCGTTGAGGTTCTTCCATACCATAAGATGGGTGTTGCCAAATGGGAACAATTAGGTTTACACGATCCTCTTGCTCAAGTTCCTCCTGCCACCCGCGAACAGGTTGCCGCCTTCCAAAATAAGCTCCGCAGGCTTGGGCTTCGGCTTCACTAACCCCTGAATTACCGTTCGCCTACCAGCACCCTGATCCCTCGTGCGTTTGTACAGGGTAGTTACACGCCCAGCTCTGTCACTTTTCTCTGTTTATCTTTTAGGGTTTCTTCAGCTGTGGTAAGATATAGAAGAGGCTTTCCGGGGTGAGCTGTACCTTGAGGAAAAAGATAAAGTGAGGGAGCGTTAGGTTTTTATTTTTAGGCTTTTTGAGGAGTTTCGAGAAAGGTATGGTAAAAGCGCGTAACGGTGATTTTATTAAATTTCTGGGGACGGGCGGCGCCCGCGTTGTTGTGGCAAAGCAGGTACGCGCCTCTGCCGGAGCCTGGCTTTGTCTGGAAGGCGTTAATTTACACTTAGATCCGGGGCCGGGAGCTTTGGTAAAATGCTGGGGAAGCAGGCCTGCTTTGGATCCTGTACTCCTTGACGGGATTATTTTAACGCACCGGCACCTTGATCACGCCGGGGACTTAAATGCCCTTACCGAGGCGATGACCGGAGCTGGGCTGAAAAGGCGGGGTAGCGTTTTTCTGCCCGGGGACGCCCTCCGCGAAGAACCTGTTTTATTCCGGTATCTCTGGCCGCTTCTTGAGCACTTAGAAGCATTAGAAACGGGAAGGAGATACCAGATCAAAAACCTCGTTTTTACTACTCCAGTGCGACACATTCATTCCGTGGAGACTTACGGTCTGGTCTTTTTTCTTCCGTGGGGAAAAATTGCCTGGATCTCCGATACCCTGTATTTTCCCGAGTTAGCCGATTACTACCGGAGCGAACTCCTGATCCTCAATGTGCCTCGTCTCAAACCTCGCAACCTGGATGAAATCCAGCACCTTTCCCTTTCCGACGCCAGCCTTTTAATTCGCGAAATTAAGCCAAAGGTAGCAGTTTTAACACATTTCGGGATGACCATGTTGCGCGCAAAACCCTGGGTTCTTGCCGCTCAGCTCAGCGATGAAACCGGAGTGCAAGTGGTTGCGGCCCAGGACGGGATGACTCTTCCCCTGCCTGATCTATGCCGGTAGCTCTCTTGCTCCCTGATCCGGGTTCTGCCGGCATTTCTCACTTTCTGGGATGCGTCATGCAGTACAGCAGCATACGCTTAGCCTTTCAGGGTGAGGTTGGGCAGGAAGTCCTAAAAAAAACCGGGAAAATTAAACAAATTGATTCTATAGTATGGTAAAATAATGATGAAAAATGTAATCAAAAATAAAATTTTTTCGAAATAAAACAGGAGATGAACGGATTGCCGGAAACCTCTTTTCCCATAGGGAAACGCCTCCTCCTCCTGGCCTTCTTATTTTTCCTTGCCCTGACCATTTTTTCGCTCCAGGTAGTTACGTATTTCGGTCTTGCTCCGGTTAAGGAAGTAGTTTTAGAAGTTACGAAACCAAAACAGGTCAGCGCGGTTCCTAAAACAGGTTATCCTGTGTTGAACAGCATCCCGGTTCTGGAAAAACCAGAAACCAAACCTTTAATACCCCAGGCGATACAACCGGCCGTAGGATCCTCTTTACCGGAGGTTGACCCTGTTGAAGAACCTCCATCAACCAAAGATCCTTTTCCTCAGCAAATTCCTGCAGGGAATGGAATTCCCGGAGTCTTGCGAAGCGTTCCCTGCTCCAGTAAAAAGGTTGCACTT
The nucleotide sequence above comes from Bacillota bacterium. Encoded proteins:
- the pflA gene encoding pyruvate formate-lyase-activating protein, yielding MIGYLHSVETFGTVDNGGIRFVLFLQGCALRCRFCHNPDTWLTRGQPVTVAEIVDQLKEYKTFFDLSGGGLTVSGGEPLLQHRFVKELFIQAAELGIHRALDTAGFCRHGNLLEVLPHTDLVLFSIKVVDPEKHRQLTGAGNQEILENLTLAVKASVDLVLRYVLIPALNDSDEDASDLADLVKSFEKTVPVEVLPYHKMGVAKWEQLGLHDPLAQVPPATREQVAAFQNKLRRLGLRLH
- a CDS encoding MBL fold metallo-hydrolase, which produces MVKARNGDFIKFLGTGGARVVVAKQVRASAGAWLCLEGVNLHLDPGPGALVKCWGSRPALDPVLLDGIILTHRHLDHAGDLNALTEAMTGAGLKRRGSVFLPGDALREEPVLFRYLWPLLEHLEALETGRRYQIKNLVFTTPVRHIHSVETYGLVFFLPWGKIAWISDTLYFPELADYYRSELLILNVPRLKPRNLDEIQHLSLSDASLLIREIKPKVAVLTHFGMTMLRAKPWVLAAQLSDETGVQVVAAQDGMTLPLPDLCR
- the pflB gene encoding formate C-acetyltransferase, which codes for MVVTLEKDYYRHFQGTTWRQQIDVRDFILNNVRPYHGDGSFLAGPTARTKKLWEKCRELLAEEHRRGGVYKIDPHTVATITAFPPGYIDRDLEIIVGLQTDEPLKRAVNPFGGIRMADTACREYGEELDPKLKEIFMKYRVTHNDGVFMVYTPEMRRLRRFGIITGLPDAYGRGRIIGDYRRVPLYGVDRLIAAKEEDLNHPHLLDINEETIRLREEVRQQINSLHDLKQMAASYGFDISRPAANAREAIQWLYFAYLAAIKQQNGAAMSLGRVSAFLDIYLSRDLDEGALTEEGAQELIDDFIIKLRMTRHLRTREYDELFAGDPNWVTEAIGGMALDGRTLVTKTSFRVLQSLYNMGPAPEPNLTILWAQNLPRGWKEFCTRLSIETSSLQYENDDLMRPPFGDDYGIACCVSAMRLGKQMQFFGARSNLPKCLLLTLNGGREEFSGEKLAPAFYQAQPGVPLKFEEVWPAFQKMVGWLTEKYVDTMNVIHYMHDKYAYESLQLALHDTLVERLMAFGLAGLSVVADSLSAIKYAQVKPVFDPDRGLIVGFEIKGDFPKYGNNDDRVDELAVTIVRLFDQELKKHPAYRDAKHTLSLLTITSNVVYGKKTGSTPDGRRAGEPFAPGANPMHGRDTKGAVAALSSVAKIPYDHARDGLSYTFSVSPGALGRNLEGRIRNLVALLDGYFAKGGHHINVNVFDRELLIAAMHNPEKYPQLTIRVSGYAVNFVKLTREQQEEVIKRTIFDRE
- a CDS encoding protein kinase, which translates into the protein MDSFLLANRYEIEEEIGRGGIGTVYRARCRLLNRTVAIKVLHPHLAENEIFREHLWQEARAAAALSHPNIISIYDLVKEGDHYLLVMEYFPGESLRSLLHREGTLPPKRATNLVSQVCSALAEAHRQGIIHRDIKPHNILVNATNQVKVADFGLAENIHDSSLITKTGRLIGSIPYLAPERIQGEEACFQTDIYSAGIVLYELLTGKTPFTGSSPAEIADKHLHEEPVPANEVNPAVPPLLAAVVQKALAKDPAGRFPSALSFAQALKPFFESGEEESTQILPLSGKAPSAKPSLPHSRLLPRPLFLTGAAFLCLAFVLFSLYFAAGVRVPPLQGLPLEDASRELAEAKLSARPWRQIHDENLEAGKVIAQWPPAGSRFLKGFPVFLTISLGSRLALIPDVKGWPVAEATKELQEAGFRVAGNTQGGVVVDTIPPPNTRHPRGSLIKLSVNQVASPERKTVITVRLFQQSTVRLEVQDDAGTRTAYHREMEAGEHKIPIYTYGTGVVLLYVDENFISSIPIS